One Phaseolus vulgaris cultivar G19833 chromosome 4, P. vulgaris v2.0, whole genome shotgun sequence DNA window includes the following coding sequences:
- the LOC137837600 gene encoding silicon efflux transporter LSI2-like, with product MALAAASKVVLGSLAFAIFWVLAVFPAVPFLPIGRTAGSLLGAMLMVIFKVLSPDEAYGAIDLPILGLLFGTMLVTIFLEKANMFKYLGKLLAWKSRGPKDLLCRICLISAISSAFFTNDTSCIVLTEFVLKIARQHNLPPYPFLLALASSANIGSSATPIGNPQNLVIAIQGKISFGKFLMGILPAMLVGVVVNIVFLIAMYWKALSSCPKDEEDPISEDVVEEEIVSHQFSPARMSHFASLNSQECNGSLELGNTVQNSSQVHVMTDQSTQSVSEVQMVRSGTKDSTSTPNSNPSKETNDTKEETNPSKNVAIAVDKPTGEHVMPSSEGKDYMNIKWKRVLWKSCVYAITLVMLIAMLIGLNMAWTAIAAAITLVVLDFKDAGPNLDKVSYSLLIFFCGMFITIEGFKKTEIPSAMWDAMEPYSRIDHASGTAILAVVILVLSNLASNVPTVLLLGARVAASAAAISKGNEEKAWLILAWVSTIAGNFSLLGSAANLIVCEQARRAPNLGYTLTFWTHLKFGLPSTLIVTAIGLTLIK from the exons ATGGCACTAGCTGCTGCTTCAAAAGTTGTCCTTGGTTCATTAGCCTTTGCAATCTTCTGGGTACTAGCAGTTTTTCCAGCTGTGCCTTTCTTACCCATTGGGAGAACTGCAGGGTCCCTTCTGGGTGCAATGCTTATGGTCATATTCAAAGTTCTTAGTCCAGATGAAGCTTATGGTGCAATTGATCTCCCAATTCTTGGTCTTCTTTTTGGGACAATGCTTGTTACTATTTTTCTTGAAAAAGCAAACATGTTTAAGTACTTGGGGAAATTGCTCGCTTGGAAAAGTAGAGGACCAAAGGACTTACTTTGTAGAATCTGTTTGATTTCTGCTATCTCAAGTGCTTTCTTCACCAATGACACCTCTTGCATTGTTTTGACTGAATTTGTGTTGAAAATTGCAAGGCAGCATAACCTTCCACCCTACCCTTTCCTTCTTGCACTTGCTTCAAGTGCTAATATTGGATCTTCAGCAACACCTATTGGGAACCCCCAAAATCTAGTTATAGCTATTCAGGGTAAAATATCATTTGGGAAGTTTCTGATGGGTATTCTTCCAGCTATGCTTGTAGGAGTTGTTGTGaatattgtttttcttattGCCATGTATTGGAAGGCACTATCTTCTTGTCCTAAGGATGAAGAGGATCCAATTTCAGAAGATGTTGTAGAAGAGGAGATTGTTTCCCATCAGTTTTCTCCAGCCAGAATGTCTCATTTTGCATCCTTGAATTCTCAAGAATGCAATGGCAGTCTAGAACTTGGTAATACTGTTCAAAACTCTTCTCAAGTTCATGTTATGACAGACCAATCAACTCAAAGTGTAAGTGAAGTTCAGATGGTTCGTAGTGGCACGAAGGATTCCACTTCCACACCGAACTCAAATCCATCCAAGGAGACAAATGATACAAAGGAGGAAACCAATCCTTCAAAAAATGTTGCAATAGCAGTAGATAAACCTACTGGGGAACATGTTATGCCCTCTTCAGAAGGAAAGGACTATATGAACATAAAATGGAAGAGGGTACTCTGGAAATCTTGTGTTTATGCAATCACACTGGTCATGTTGATTGCAATGCTTATTGGTTTGAATATGGCATGGACTGCAATTGCAGCCGCAATAACTTTGGTAGTTCTTGATTTCAAAGATGCAGGGCCAAACTTAGACAAG GTATCATATTCACTTTTGATATTCTTCTGTGGAATGTTCATCACAATAGAAGGCTTTAAGAAAACTGAAATTCCAAGTGCTATGTGGGATGCAATGGAGCCCTATTCTCGCATAGATCATGCTAGTGGAACAGCTATTCTTGCTGTAGTTATACTTGTCCTATCAAATTTGGCTTCAAATGTACCAACTG TTCTATTGCTTGGAGCAAGAGTTGCAGCCTCAGCTGCTGCAATTTCCAAAGGGAATGAGGAGAAGGCATGGCTAATCTTAGCTTGGGTTAGCACCATAGCAGGGAACTTTTCACTGTTAGGATCAGCTGCGAACTTGATAGTGTGTGAGCAAGCTCGTCGTGCTCCAAACCTTGGATACACATTAACCTTTTGGACTCATCTAAAATTTGGACTTCCTTCTACTCTTATAGTCACTGCTATAGGGTTGACActcataaaatga